cacaatttctgttctcatcctgaagcaaagttcttaacccgaggtactatttctgggtaagcggagtctgtaacctgaagcgtatgtaacctgaagcgtatgtaacccgaggtaccactgtagatataagTGGCATGTTATAAAGCAGCATGAGATAGAATTCAAGTGAACCAATGTCGTCCTTATCCAATGAACCAAATATTTCATTGATTCTAATAAATGAATGGGCATGTATTAAATATGGATGGAATGTGTCAGGTTTCAGAAACTTCAGAAGCTCATCTTCCAAGTTATTCTTTTCCTTAGATAATGGAATGCACTTTTCACAATACTTCTTTTTAACTCAACTTTATGTATTTCTTACTCTCACATTACACTATACTACAGTAGAGGAAGTGATTGTAATCAACCCAAGTGAGATGTGTGAGGTGTCGGCCTTTGTATCACTTCTCCTCCTGTCATCACCCCAACCACACCCTGTGGAGCAAATTGTTCTTTTTAGCTCAAGTTGTTGTACTCTTGCACAGCTACCATTCAGTGTAACAGCCTTACTGAAAGAAATATCCTGTGACGACTGTACCCATATGTAATGATAGCTTAGAGAATAAAGCAGTTCACATTTATTGAGATGTTTTTATTGTCATAATCTTGTTCTCATGCCTCAGAAAGAAATCAGTCTGTCACTTTAGGGTTTCGTCCTTtatgattttgttttgctttctttctagAAATTGCAGTGCTTTTCATATTCTTGTAGGGCGTACTATTGGCTTCACCCCATTAGTTTGGCCATCACAGCCTCAAATTCTTCAAAACTGACTTCTCCATCATTATTTTTGTCCATCTCTTTGAATATGGCATCAATAGTAGAAGCCTGTGATTTTAATACAAAACAAGAAGGTCAAATCAATGGATGTCACCTTAGTGACAATAATTTTGCTATTTTCTCTCTACTTTGAGATTTGCTGTCTCTGTGAAGCAGTCCCTGGCTTATACTTACTCAAGTCACTGTGTGGTTCATTTTTAAAGTTTCTTAGGTTACCATTTGATATTTGGCTTCCCCAGTTGTTTAACAATGAGGTTCTATATAGATTGTAATCCTACACACACTCACTTagactaagtcatactcagagtagatctgttAAAATCGATGGACATAAGTTAGCAACCTAGTGGCTCTATTCTGAATATAACTTTTAAGATACAGCCCATAATTTCCAATGTAAGAACTAAGTGCTTTAAGGACTGGAATGCCAGTCGTTAAATATTTTACTATAAATGAGATACTAAAACTGAAGATTAAAGCACTGGTGCTACAATTACAAGCAAATTTCTTAAACGTAATGGTCAGTTTTGCTCCAGCCACGGAGGACACCTACTGACATGCTGTTCAGCTAAACTTCAGCCCAGCATTTATTGTGTCTCTCTTTCTGTGACGGGTTGCTTACAGTGTTAGTGCTGCTCAGATTAGACCCATTGATAGCAATGAGCATGACTAAcgtcatcaatttcagtgggtctagtctGAGTATAACTTATGTGCCAATGAACCTCCAGCAATCTATCTCAGGCATTGTGgagtaaatatatatacattaaaTAAAACAATGTACAGTACATTATGGGACTATGAGCACATGCCTCATTAGGAAAAATGGAAATGCTTGGGGCTTCATTCTTTTAAATTCTGCGCTTTCTGCAGTCTTGCTCTCTTCATCCCCAGTTAAATATTTGGCAAATATTACTTCTGTAATTGCTTTTGGACATTTCCACACACTTTCATATGCTGCCTCAATGAAACAGTTATGGACTTGCCTTTGGTACATTTGGAAATTCCTTCTCAATTAATTCTTTCAGTTCACATTGCGATAGTTGATTAGGATCACCCCCTTTTGAAGCATACTTGGCGAAAACCTTTCTCAGTTCTTCAGTAGATGTCTTGGGCATTTTATAGACCTCCTGAAAAGGTAATGTTCCAGTGTGCTCAAattagaaataaagaaaagaacaCAGAAGTAGAATAAGCTAACAAAAAATCACCACAAAAGAGGATCAAAATATGCAAATCACttgattattatttatatttcacTCTTCTATGAAAAACTAaacaaagtgacttacaaataaaaacaaaatcaaaagatAACAAAAGCAGTCATAACAGTCAATCaggattattttaaaaacagtgtaAATAACTTTGTTTAAAACTGTTATCTGCAACAGTTTCCTGTACATGTTGCAGCTTCTGTTTTTCAGTCTTCCACAATTGCAGCTACAGGGCAAATTCATATATTTAAACCTGTTACCTTATCCTGATCAAATTGCATGTCCATTGATGGCCCCACACATTTCTGTTTGCAATTTGTATGCAGCCTACTGACTGCCTGAACAGATTTATTCCAGCAGAAAATATATGTGGTTTTTttacacatttattcaaaagttacaatacagctttGTCCACTGTCATAATATCACAGAATGATCACTTCATTCTTCAATCCCAAATCTCCGTCATGTTGGCTCACCAAATACCCTCAGTAGGAACCCAACTATCAATCTGGTTTACTAGacattttcaatcaatatatCCCGTCCACAGACACGTCTGCAATGCTGTTGGCATTAAAATACCCGATTCTTCGGTGTTTATGATGAAGACTACCTACAGCTGCACCAGTATGAAGCAAAAGCAATAGAGTAATGTATTTGAATTTACATGTTACATACTCAGGATGAATGCAAGGAGAAGCAACATTTTGAACATAGTTTTTATCTAGAACAGTATTAGAAAGATTGGGAAGCAGGTG
The sequence above is a segment of the Podarcis muralis chromosome 4, rPodMur119.hap1.1, whole genome shotgun sequence genome. Coding sequences within it:
- the S100G gene encoding protein S100-G — its product is MPKTSTEELRKVFAKYASKGGDPNQLSQCELKELIEKEFPNVPKASSTIDAIFKEMDKNNDGEVSFEEFEAVMAKLMG